Part of the Zingiber officinale cultivar Zhangliang chromosome 6A, Zo_v1.1, whole genome shotgun sequence genome, GAGAAAGGAGAAAACCTCAAATATCCACGATCCATTGCAGTGTCACTCCTCATGGCTACATTTTTAGCAGCAGCAGTGTCTGTGGTCATAATGAGCACCTCACTGGTCCTAGCGACGACCCAAAAAGCACCATGGAGGATCCACACACTATTCTCCGTCGAGTGTCAGAACTACTTTGATTGGCAGACAGTAGGTTTGATGCACAGCTATCACAAATCGCTGCAACCAGGACCTATTACTCGACTTCTCAGTTGCACGGATGAGGAGCGTCGCCAATATCAGGGAATGGGTCTTGCCCCCACCTTTGAGGTCCCTTCTATGAGTCGCCACCCCAAAACTGGTGATTGGTGAGCCAAATATATTGGTCGGTTACTTccgcttttagttttctttatcttGTTATAATTTATTGTTTTTGTTTCATTTGATTTTACAAGAGTGAGGAAAAAGCTAATTTTCACATTCATGACCTCAAATTGTATTTTCAGATGTTTCAAGAAGACTTGCATTTCTTAGCAAATATAAATCTGTGCAGCGGAATATTGTTGGTATTAGTTCTAGGAACATTTGAAAATGTAGTAGTGGTGCATCTCTTGTTTATTCCATCTAATAAGCTAAATGAAATTTTCTATATCTATTTATGCAACACCATAAGCACATTTAATACTTTTGTCTTGGTTAATAATGAGAACAGTCTTCTTTATCCAACATAGTTGTTTTCACCTTTCATTGGTGTTTCCAATGAGTCATGACTTTCCTTTTTCGTTCCCTTCCAAAAATATCCTTGTGAAGCAATCTAACTGGTGGATGCTTTACTTTGCTATGATTTATTCCTGACATGTTGATGTTGTTAGGTATCCTGCTATCAATAAACCAGCAGGTGTTGTACATTGGCTTAAATATAGTGAAGATGCAGACAACGTGGATTGGGTTGTGATCTTGGATGCAGATATGATTATTCGAGGCCCAATAATACCATGGGAATTGGGTGCTGAGAAAGGTAGACCGATTGCTGCATATTATGGGTAGGAACATTTAGTCATTATTCTCCTCCGGAACCAACTTtagattattcttctcctcattgATTTGTTAAGATAAGCTTTCTGTATTAATAACAACTACATTGTATCTCTTTAGCTACCTGAAGGGATGTGATAATATTCTATCACGTTTACACACAAAGCACCCTGAATTATGTGACAAGGTCGGTGGACTTCTTGCTATGCATATTGATGATTTACGGGCCCTAGCTCCTATGTGGCTTTTAAAGACTGAGGAAGTGCGAGGGGACCGGGCACATTGGGGAACTAACATAACAGGTGACATTTATGGTCAGGGCTGGATCAGTGAGATGTATGGCTATGCCTTTGGTGCTGCAGAGGTAAATAAATTGTTTTGGGTTTTTAGGTTTCATAATTCATTTTCAAAATGGTCAGCCTACAGAAGAGATACATATCATAAGCTCTCATATTCTTTTTAATTTGTAATAGGTCGGCCTACATCACAAGATAAATGATGATTTAATGATCTACCCAGGTTACACTCCCAGAGATGGCGTGGAGCCTATTTTGTTGCACTATGGCTTACCATTTAAAGTTGGTAATTGGTCTTTCAATAAGTTAGAACATCATGATGATGACATCGTATATGAATGCAACCATATTTTCCCTCCACCTCCTTTTCCTAGAGAGGTAGGATCCAACTTTTGTTTTGGTGAAAATAagtcatttcaaaattttcataTTTCTGAATGTACAGAGGGGAAAACCACTTAGATATATAATACCAGAAATTTTGGATTCTGACAATACCTACCATACAGGTTGTGCTGATGGAAACTAATATCAATAGAAGGCGAGGCTTATTCTTGAGTACAGAGTGCATTAACACTTTAAATCAAGGACTTCTATTACATCATGCTTCTAGCAGTTGTCCGAAGCCTAAATGGTCGAAATACCTAAGTTTCCTAAAGAGCAGGAAATTTGCTGAGCTTACGAAGCCAAaatatataaatcatcaaaaactAAGTCAAGTAACTGAACAAAAGAATATCTTGATGGAATCAACCAAGCTCTATCCGAAGATACACACTCTGTTCTCCACAGAGTGCTCATCATATTTTGATTGGCAAACTGTTGGTCTTATTCATAGTTTTCATTTGAGTGGCCAGCCAGGAAATATCACACGTCTTCTCAGTTGTACTGAGCATGACTTGAAGCAATACATGGGTCATGACTTAGCTCCTACGCACTATGTTCCATCTATGAGCCAACATCCATTGACAGGAGATTGGTATGTGGTATTAACTGTCTGCTTGTGTTTGTAGTCTTAAAtttgatttctgatttttctttaTCAAGTGACAAGCTTCCGATGATAGCTCCATAGACTAGGGGAATCCCTTGCATTCAGTTGAACCATGATTTCTGGAAAAAAAATGCATCATCATTCCTTTGCTTTTGTCCCATTTATTACATTCTTTTAATCTTGAGGATAATCTGCTAAATTATTCAATATGACTTGTTGAGAATTATGAAAATAGATCTCTTCTATGCTTAAAGGATTGCAATCTGGCCTCATAAACAGGGGTAGATTGCCCCTGCTAAACTTCTTAGCTACTAATGTTgattttgtaggatcgaaagcgctttttttttttttttttttggggggggggggggggggcgctcGTGACTTTTTCACATTTCGTAAAACAGTTTACTGTAAACTCAgtggaaagaaagaaagagacgaagaatagaaacaatgctaacaagttgtttttacttggttcagagcttgtgacgactcctacttcaaggcccatgatcgtcgatcgctttcgttggacaatacACTAATAAATCTGAATAATTACAAAGTAAGGAATGACAATGAATTAAAAACTGTAACcgaaattataccaacaacacTAGACTTGAAGATTTGAGCTTTCGGTCGTCGGAGCAGCGTTACAACATTGTAGAGTTGTTTTCGGAGTAGCGTGCAAGAGAGAAAGTCATTGGAGTTGATGTTCATAAGATGCTGGCCAAGCCATCTTTTATAGCCTGTCCAGGCATTTGGATCTGTCCCGTGCATCCCCACAAGGCTGACGTGGTGTGTTCTTGTCGAAACTCTATTTGGCGAACTTTATTcatctccgggcgcctggacccattAGGGCACTTGGACTATGACGTGTGTCGATGAATCAGTGAGCGCCACCTCATTTGTACTGGAGTGCCTGGGTTCGGcctagtccgggcgcctggaccagtttGGGCGTCTATATGTCTGGGCGCTTGGACTGTGTCTAGGCACCT contains:
- the LOC121996763 gene encoding peptidyl serine alpha-galactosyltransferase-like isoform X1, giving the protein MATFLAAAVSVVIMSTSLVLATTQKAPWRIHTLFSVECQNYFDWQTVGLMHSYHKSLQPGPITRLLSCTDEERRQYQGMGLAPTFEVPSMSRHPKTGDWYPAINKPAGVVHWLKYSEDADNVDWVVILDADMIIRGPIIPWELGAEKGRPIAAYYGYLKGCDNILSRLHTKHPELCDKVGGLLAMHIDDLRALAPMWLLKTEEVRGDRAHWGTNITGDIYGQGWISEMYGYAFGAAEVGLHHKINDDLMIYPGYTPRDGVEPILLHYGLPFKVGNWSFNKLEHHDDDIVYECNHIFPPPPFPREVVLMETNINRRRGLFLSTECINTLNQGLLLHHASSSCPKPKWSKYLSFLKSRKFAELTKPKYINHQKLSQVTEQKNILMESTKLYPKIHTLFSTECSSYFDWQTVGLIHSFHLSGQPGNITRLLSCTEHDLKQYMGHDLAPTHYVPSMSQHPLTGDWYPAINKPAAVLHWLNHVKTDAEFIVILDADMIMRGPITPWEYGAARGHPVSTPYEYLIGCDNELAKIHTRNPSACEKVGGVIIMHIDDLQKFALLWLHKTEEVRSDKAHFATNFTGDIYGAGWISEMYGYSFGAAELNLRHIIRNDILIYPGYVPLPGIKYKVFHYGLRFGVGNWSFDKADWRNIDLVNTCWSKFPEPPDPSTLSTPDDNIRQRDILSIECGKVLNDALYLHHKRRNCRYPSDSNANFTLSKDVGLLHELKHGVISGRGDEQNIAIEVPSKIFLNSKDKPPSFWMVGLWAFSGMGFLALIFMILPKRKGESSKGKANRSKRNFA